In one window of Spartinivicinus marinus DNA:
- a CDS encoding LysM peptidoglycan-binding domain-containing protein, translating into MNIALKYTILPNNTYKLLAKSFNECAGVSWKKIEQANPGISPKYLTPGQVISIPATTSDNIVLHYTILSGDTYYNISQRLAETANITAKAIEQANPGVTPTDLQVGQVINIPATNTGASTSSTQQPTSTKTVASTVGYYDWTWSPTSPTADANLGIAFSGWVDPQQALSDSNNVYNDLAGKKYISLGGGNDNGSWTNSSLSEVTSAINNSDFSQYDGIVYDIEVGDSGLETSFKQSFQAAKKNNLSVLVTVSHSAPYGISDASTLMQSFFNSNNIDILSPQLYTTGNETENDYAISQGVQWSQYAEAKPEIVVSIVKADMYQSAVQYFSKVNVNLKGYLVWAKSG; encoded by the coding sequence ATGAATATCGCATTGAAGTATACCATTTTACCCAATAACACTTATAAGCTCTTAGCAAAAAGTTTCAATGAGTGTGCAGGTGTATCCTGGAAAAAAATAGAGCAAGCGAACCCAGGTATTTCACCTAAGTATTTAACACCAGGGCAAGTCATTAGCATACCAGCAACAACAAGTGACAACATTGTTTTACACTACACTATTTTAAGCGGTGACACTTATTACAATATTTCTCAACGGCTAGCTGAAACAGCCAATATCACAGCAAAAGCAATTGAACAAGCCAATCCTGGGGTTACTCCTACCGATCTTCAAGTAGGTCAAGTCATTAATATTCCCGCGACAAACACAGGTGCTTCTACTTCAAGCACACAGCAACCAACCAGCACCAAAACAGTGGCATCAACGGTTGGCTATTATGACTGGACCTGGTCACCTACCTCACCTACTGCCGACGCTAATCTGGGCATAGCATTCAGTGGTTGGGTTGATCCACAACAAGCGCTCAGTGACAGCAACAATGTTTATAATGACCTTGCTGGCAAAAAATACATCAGTTTAGGCGGGGGAAATGATAATGGCAGCTGGACAAATTCATCTTTGAGTGAAGTAACCAGCGCAATCAATAATTCAGACTTCAGCCAATATGATGGCATTGTATATGATATTGAGGTTGGCGATTCAGGGTTAGAAACATCGTTTAAGCAGTCGTTTCAAGCAGCTAAAAAAAACAACCTTTCAGTATTAGTAACCGTTAGTCACTCCGCACCCTATGGCATTTCAGATGCGTCTACACTGATGCAGAGTTTTTTTAACAGTAACAATATTGATATACTTTCCCCACAGCTGTATACCACAGGTAATGAAACAGAGAATGATTATGCTATAAGCCAAGGCGTACAGTGGAGCCAATATGCTGAGGCAAAACCAGAAATTGTTGTCAGTATTGTGAAGGCTGATATGTACCAAAGTGCCGTACAGTACTTCTCAAAGGTTAATGTCAATTTAAAAGGCTATCTTGTTTGGGCTAAAAGCGGCTAA
- a CDS encoding hydrogenase maturation protease, producing MINIRIIGAGNPLHGDDAIGYHAVTLLKQFRWPDSVELVDGNTGGLTLIPQFRHCKKVILIDCFNSPSQVGQVTYFSSVELKADQGADFLQAAQSIEHGGGIKELLSLVPLLIYPLPVIDIVAIGGANFTPFSGKLNEQVEQTLSDVCHRLHQKIIKELSQG from the coding sequence TTGATTAACATACGTATCATTGGAGCAGGTAATCCACTGCATGGTGATGATGCTATTGGTTACCATGCAGTAACATTACTGAAACAGTTTCGTTGGCCAGATAGTGTTGAATTAGTTGATGGCAATACTGGTGGCTTAACACTCATACCGCAATTTCGTCACTGCAAAAAAGTAATTTTAATTGACTGTTTTAACAGTCCAAGTCAGGTTGGACAAGTTACTTATTTTTCTAGTGTTGAACTAAAGGCGGATCAAGGGGCTGATTTTTTACAAGCAGCCCAAAGTATTGAACATGGCGGGGGGATTAAAGAGTTATTGTCGTTAGTACCTTTATTAATTTATCCATTACCTGTCATTGATATAGTGGCGATAGGTGGTGCTAATTTTACTCCTTTTAGTGGCAAATTAAATGAGCAGGTTGAGCAAACGTTATCTGATGTCTGTCATCGGTTACATCAAAAAATCATAAAAGAGTTATCGCAGGGGTGA
- a CDS encoding chorismate mutase, whose translation MKDYRWQLAELQDTVDELDSMLLEIIEQRRKITHQIGKIKNKVNMPVFSTHHEVELFKRLYQQSDQKRIPRDLVESVFKSIISDSYNTQQDNYKDNVLVFKRKNWVDITSNSTH comes from the coding sequence ATGAAAGACTATAGATGGCAACTAGCAGAGTTACAGGACACAGTGGATGAGTTAGATTCTATGCTGCTAGAAATTATTGAACAAAGAAGAAAAATCACTCATCAAATTGGAAAAATTAAAAATAAAGTTAATATGCCAGTTTTTTCTACTCATCATGAAGTAGAATTATTCAAACGACTGTATCAACAAAGTGATCAAAAAAGAATTCCAAGAGACCTTGTAGAAAGTGTTTTTAAAAGTATTATCAGTGATTCCTACAATACACAGCAAGATAACTATAAAGATAATGTATTAGTATTCAAAAGAAAAAATTGGGTTGATATCACTAGTAACAGCACCCACTAA
- a CDS encoding PEP-CTERM sorting domain-containing protein (PEP-CTERM proteins occur, often in large numbers, in the proteomes of bacteria that also encode an exosortase, a predicted intramembrane cysteine proteinase. The presence of a PEP-CTERM domain at a protein's C-terminus predicts cleavage within the sorting domain, followed by covalent anchoring to some some component of the (usually Gram-negative) cell surface. Many PEP-CTERM proteins exhibit an unusual sequence composition that includes large numbers of potential glycosylation sites. Expression of one such protein has been shown restore the ability of a bacterium to form floc, a type of biofilm.), with protein sequence MNLIKATACVAFCSITSLSHASLIDFTGGTVHHFNGGTAVTDKSTNYQEVDYYVEDGVKFDFIGPSGTASSYNIGNYYGIENDVIHGHWSEGPYGDMESIFVNMLDGSAFDLNYFKITSNTSNGGGPASGNEKVYLNALADGVNISYSMLLPSDDWGFNGPNAEIFLGAEFDNISAFSITYEASAVGFGMDEFFINEEPTPIPEPISILSFALGLAGLTLNRKKTH encoded by the coding sequence ATGAACTTAATTAAAGCGACTGCTTGTGTTGCGTTTTGTAGTATTACTAGCCTTTCTCATGCATCACTTATTGATTTTACAGGTGGCACCGTTCATCATTTTAATGGAGGGACGGCTGTCACAGATAAATCAACCAACTATCAAGAAGTTGATTATTATGTAGAAGATGGTGTTAAGTTTGACTTTATTGGTCCTTCAGGAACTGCCTCTAGTTACAATATAGGCAACTATTATGGTATCGAAAATGATGTCATCCATGGACACTGGAGTGAAGGTCCTTATGGTGATATGGAATCCATTTTTGTCAATATGCTTGATGGTAGTGCATTTGATTTAAACTATTTTAAAATTACCAGCAATACGAGTAATGGGGGTGGACCAGCCAGTGGCAATGAGAAAGTTTATTTAAATGCACTTGCTGATGGAGTCAATATTTCTTATTCCATGTTGCTTCCTTCAGATGACTGGGGTTTTAATGGACCTAATGCAGAAATTTTCTTAGGTGCAGAATTCGACAATATTTCTGCATTTTCTATTACTTATGAGGCAAGTGCAGTAGGGTTTGGCATGGATGAGTTTTTTATTAACGAGGAGCCTACACCTATACCAGAGCCCATTTCTATTTTATCGTTTGCATTAGGCCTTGCTGGACTTACGCTCAATCGTAAAAAAACTCATTAA
- a CDS encoding GGDEF domain-containing protein, translating to MAPPAGWLLIRWLQGQNVWFEVYQNIGLYLYMLIGSMVVFGCIGWYVGYNETVVGQLSVKDPTTGLFNIRHFRSRLVEEVSTAKRHKISFALIMLDIDSFKLINQQYGHTIGDEFLVAIAETITKTLRSNEVIARIGGEEFAIILPYCSVEGAKEIAERLRQAVSLIKLPIDEHTFISRTISLGIAVYNKLETSDLLYLRAERALLAAKQQGEGKIVLDEQDDMYNA from the coding sequence TTGGCACCCCCCGCTGGCTGGCTATTGATTCGATGGTTACAAGGGCAAAATGTATGGTTTGAGGTTTATCAGAACATTGGTTTGTACCTTTATATGTTAATTGGCTCAATGGTCGTATTTGGTTGTATTGGCTGGTACGTTGGGTATAACGAAACGGTTGTTGGGCAACTATCTGTAAAAGACCCTACTACCGGGTTATTTAATATCCGTCACTTTCGTAGCCGCTTAGTTGAAGAGGTCTCAACAGCAAAGCGCCATAAAATCTCATTTGCCTTAATTATGTTGGATATTGATAGTTTTAAACTCATAAACCAACAGTATGGCCATACGATAGGTGATGAATTTCTAGTCGCTATCGCTGAAACAATTACCAAAACATTGCGAAGTAATGAAGTGATTGCCAGGATAGGCGGGGAAGAGTTTGCAATAATACTACCTTATTGTTCTGTAGAAGGAGCAAAAGAAATCGCCGAGCGGCTTAGGCAAGCGGTTAGCTTGATAAAACTACCTATAGATGAACATACTTTTATTAGTAGAACCATATCACTGGGTATTGCAGTGTATAATAAACTTGAGACTAGTGATTTACTTTATCTAAGGGCTGAGAGGGCGCTATTGGCGGCGAAACAACAAGGGGAGGGTAAAATAGTGTTGGACGAACAAGATGACATGTATAATGCGTAA
- a CDS encoding FHA domain-containing protein, translated as MARILDQHSGEIVNLQSQHIFGRHPTSTHTVLPNPDASRMHAVITWDGEFWWLQDSSSNGTLINNSRMQSGGKVCLKTGDQIVFGNNTTHQWQLLDVVPPQSMLKAISPSLSDIILEDIVALPSEQNPDVVIYMTAQGSWVCESQSGTTLLKSGDQVGVTDNVWQFIEAAPCVQTQMVVENQPTSPRFTFNVSQNEEHVFLKIQFTHQEIDLGQRTHHYLLLLLARKRQEDKVAGLQATEQGWIDKELLSDILKLSENHINIQIYRFRKQLISALLPKTTSFPQVIERRRREVRFGYEDIDIQGGTMASTDNLTVVG; from the coding sequence ATGGCAAGGATATTAGATCAGCATTCAGGAGAGATCGTTAACCTTCAGTCCCAACATATTTTTGGACGCCATCCCACGTCAACTCATACCGTTTTGCCCAATCCTGATGCTTCACGCATGCATGCTGTGATTACATGGGATGGTGAGTTTTGGTGGCTACAAGACTCCAGTTCCAATGGTACCTTGATTAACAACAGTAGAATGCAATCCGGAGGGAAAGTTTGCTTGAAAACTGGCGATCAAATCGTTTTTGGTAACAATACGACACATCAATGGCAACTACTGGATGTTGTCCCCCCACAAAGTATGCTAAAAGCAATAAGTCCAAGTCTTTCAGATATTATTCTGGAAGATATTGTTGCCCTGCCCTCAGAACAAAACCCTGATGTTGTCATTTATATGACTGCTCAAGGAAGTTGGGTATGTGAAAGCCAGTCAGGTACAACACTGCTCAAATCAGGTGACCAGGTTGGGGTGACAGATAATGTGTGGCAGTTTATTGAGGCAGCACCTTGTGTACAAACCCAAATGGTCGTAGAAAACCAGCCTACTTCACCAAGATTTACTTTTAATGTCAGCCAAAATGAAGAACATGTTTTCTTGAAAATTCAGTTTACACATCAGGAAATCGACTTAGGACAAAGAACCCACCATTATTTATTACTTTTGTTGGCCCGCAAACGGCAGGAAGATAAAGTAGCGGGACTGCAGGCTACAGAACAAGGCTGGATAGATAAAGAACTGCTCAGCGATATACTTAAACTCAGTGAAAATCATATTAATATCCAAATTTATCGCTTTAGAAAGCAGCTAATCAGTGCATTATTGCCGAAGACAACGTCTTTTCCTCAAGTAATAGAACGAAGACG